A region of the Methylomagnum ishizawai genome:
CGGTATCACCCCACTGGCGGTCACCGCGCAAGCCGACGCCACCACGGCCACCGCCGCCCCGCTCGATCCCGGCCAAACCTACTATTTCGCCGTCACCGCCTACGATGCCAACGGCGGGGAAAGCCCCTATTCCAACGAGGTCAGCGCCACCCTCCCCGGCACCGTGGCCAGTTTTTCGGTAAACCCGCCTTCCGCCCTGGGTTCGACCGGCACCCCGTTCACCTTCCAGGACACCTCGATCGGCAACATCGTCCAACGCGCCTGGGCCCTCGGGGACGGCGCCACCGCCAGCACCGCCTCGGTCAGCAAGAACTACGCGGCTCCCGGCACCTACACCGTGACCCTGAAGGTCACGGCCAGCGACGGCGGCAGCGGCACCGCCCAGCGCACGATCACGGTCGCCTCCCCGTCGACCGCCGCCTTCAGCGCCGCTCCGACCTCGGGCACGGCTCCTTTGACCGTGCGCTTCAGCGATGCCTCGACCGGCGCGACCGCCTGGAATTGGCAGTTCGGCGACGGCACCGGCAGCATGGAACGGAATCCGCAGCACACCTATCAGCCCGGCACCTATACCGTGACGCTCCAGACCAGCGGCCCCGTCGGCAGAGTAGCGACCCTCACCAAAACCGGCTACATCCAAGTCGCCGCGCCCAGCGGGAATAGCGGCGGCGGCGGTTTGGTGGCGGCCTACGGCTTCGACGAAACCAGCGGCGCGACGGCGGCGGACGCCTCCGGGCAGGGTAATCCTGGCGCGGTCACGGGGGCCACCTGGACCGCCGCAGGCCATTACGGCGGAGCCTTGTCCTTCAACGGCGCCAACAACTGGGTCACCGTCGGCGATAGCCCCTCGCTGGATTTGAACGGCACCCTGACCCTGGAAGCCTGGGTTTATCCGGCCACCGCCATGAGCGGCAGCAAGACCGTGGCCGTGAAGGCGAACGGCGGCGGCAAGGTCTACTGGCTGCGGGCGAACAATATCTCCGGCCATCCCGAAGGCGGCATCCAGCAAAGCGGCGGGCCACTCCGGACCGAGGGCACCTCCCCCTTGCCCCCCCAGCAATGGTCCCATCTGGCCATGACCTATGATGGCGCGCAGGAAACCCTATACGTCAACGGCCAAGCCGTGTCCACACAGACCCTGTCCGGCCCGATCTTGACTTCCGGCGGGGCATTGCTGATCGGCGGCCAGCCCGGTGGTGGCTACGGGGCTTTTTTCCAGGGCATCCTGGACGAGCTACGGATTTACAACCGCGCCCTGTCCCCGGCGGAAATCGCCCGCGACGCCAAAACCCCGATTGCCAGCCCGGTCCCCGCGCCGTTGCTTGGCGACAATGCCTTGTTCGACCTCTCCGACAGCGATCCGCAAGGCGAGGCGGAAGCCTTCCAAACGGTCGCCAAGCAAACCGGCACCCTCGGCACGCTCCGGCTCTACCTGGACGCGGGCTCGACCGCGACGGACTTGGTCGCGGGCGTCTATGACGATCAAGGCGGGCATCCGGGCAGGTTGCTCGCGCAAGGCCGCTTGAACACGCCCCAGGCCGGGGCTTGGAACACGGTCGCGCTGCCTGCCGCCCAGGTCGGCGCGGGCCGGCCCTATTGGATCGCCGTCCTCGGTGTCCAGGGCGATCTCGCCTTCCGGGTATCGCCGTCCACCACGATACCGATGGAATCCTGCGCCGACACCGGCCTCAACGCCCTGCCGGAGGCCTGGACCACGGGCCGGGTCTGGCCGAATGGGAAGATGGCGGCTTATGTGGTGGGACGTTGATGGGGGATGGGGTCCGGCCCGCTCCGGGCGCGGGGATATCCCAAGCCACGGGGCTTATCCGTGGAAGGGAAGCCGCGCCCATCGCGGAGGGAGGGCCTCTAACGGCCGCAGAAGGCGTCTCTCCAGCCTCGGAGGCACCGCAGGGACGGACAGTAAGCGCTGCCGCGTCCGGGAGAGCCTGTCCCGGATGCGGGAGGCGTCCTCCCTGGGTGGAATGGCGGGATTTCCACCATGGATGGCGGTTGCCGCGATACGGGTGGAACTTCGCCATTTCCCCGATGGACAAGCCGCCACCCAACGAAGCCTGCGGTACAGCCCGGAACCTCGCTACAATGATGCCACCCCCAACCCCATCCCGACCCCCACCGTGCCAGACTCCCCCAGCTACGACCTGCTCATCAGCCACACCCCCGCCCACAGCCCAGCGGTGCGCCCGCTGCTCGAAGCCCTGCGCCCGCTGGGCGTTTCCTACCGCACCGCGCCGGCCCGCGAATGCCCCGAGTTGCCCCCCGGCTTCGGCCTGGCCAAAGCCTGCCTGGTCTGGGCTTCGGAAGACTATTTCCAATCCCGCGCCGCCCAAACCCAATTGGCCGCGGCCTACCTCGCCCAAGACCGCGACGCCGCCCCCGCCGCCCGCCGCCTCCTGCTGGTCAACGCCGCCGCCGGAACCCGGCATATCTATCCGGTGCCACTCCGGGACTGGCGCTACGCCATCGCGCCGGAGCCGCAAGACGCATCCGGCCATGCCGCGCTGGCCGCGGCCCTCCGCGCCCATTGCGCGGGACTCGCCGAACCCCTGGCCCAAACCCGCCCGCCCACCGCGCCGCCCTGGTACGCGGCCCATCAGGCGCGGCCCGAACCGACCTTGATCTTCCTGCGGCGCGAGCGGGAACTCTGGGATATCCACGCATTGCTGGACCCCGCCCCCACACCCGCCACGGCGGAACCCGGCCCGGTGGTCGCGGTGGCGGGCATCGAAGGCCAGGGCAAATCCACCTTGGCGCGGGAATACGCCCACCGTTTCGGCCCCGCCTTCCCCGGCGGCATTTTCTGGCTGACGGCGCGGGAAGCCAAGCCCATCGCCAGCGTGGCCGATCTGGCCGAGAATCCGCCGCTCAAGATGCAGCTCCTGGCCTTCCTGCACGCCCTGTCGCCGCAAGACCCAACCCCGCCCACCGCCGACACCCCCACCCTGTTGGACCGGTTGGGCAGCCACCTCGCCGAGGCCGGACAACCGTTCCTGTGGATCGTGGACGACCTGCCCGAAGGACTGAACGGCCCGGCGTTCCAGCAATGGCTGGCCCCGGCGGCCCCGCTGGGCCGCACCCTCCTCACCACCCGCAGCCAGCGCTACGACGAACAGGTCGAATGCATCCACCTCCCGCCCCTGGACGAGGAAACCGCGTGGCACCTGCTGACCTGGAACCTGCCGCCCACCAGCGGTCCCGAGCGGGCCGCGACCGCCCGGCTGCTGGACGAATTGGGCCGCCAACCGCTGGCGATCACGGCGGCCAACGCCGCCGCCCGTGGCAACCGCCGCCAACGCAACGCCCCCTACACCGCCTTGCGGCGGCGGCTGGGCGACCCGGCCCACGGGGCCGTGATCGTCGCCTCCAACCTGCACAGCGGCCTGCCCAAGGCCCAGGAAACCGCCCTGGCCGGCGCTCTGCTCGCGGCCATGAGCGCCATGGGCGAAGCGGGCCATGATTTGCTGCGGCTGGCGGCGAACCTGGCCGATGCGCCCTTGCCGGTGGATTTCGTGGTGGACTGCCTCGCGGGCAGCGGCCTGTGCGAGGAGCCACAACGCCAACATCCGCTGCGGGCGCGTTGCCTGGAACTCCTGGGGATACCACAGCCCAGCGCCGCCGAACTGGCCCACCGCCACGCCGGGTCGGGTATCGCCGCGCTGGACCGGCTGGGCCTGGGCGAAGTGGCCGGTGGTAGCCTGCACCTGCATTCCCTCACCATCCACGCCATGCGTATCGCCAACCACGACCTGCGCCGGCTGGCGGCGCTGCACCGGGCGGCGGTCGGCGTCCTGCACGATTTGGCCGGAACCTGCGCGGCGGCGGGCGATTGGCGGCGCTTGGCGGCGCTGGCCCCCCACGCCCGCGCCTTGACGGCGGACCCCCGCGAACACAGCGCCCAGGAAACCCAGGCCGACCTCGCCCACCGCGCCCGGCTGGCCGCGTTCCTGGGCGATATGGACATGGCGCACGGCCTGCCGCAACGCGCCCTGGAGATGTACCGCCACGCCGGGGCGGGTTTGGCGCGGGCGGTGGCGGCGGACGCCGAAGCCTGGGACTGGCTGGCCGATCTGGCGCGGGTGCGGGAATGCACCGGCGATATCCTGTCTGCGCGGGGCGACGCGGCGGGCGCGCTCGACACCTATTTGAAAAGCCTCCGCATCCGCAAGCGCCTGACCGCCCAAGACCCCGGCCGCGAGGATTGGCAACTCGGGCAATGGAGCCTTTATCTCAAGGCCGGGGAAGCCCTGGCCCAGGGCGGCGACCTGGACAAGGCCCGCAACAGCTACCGGGCCGGGCTGACCCAGCGCTCGGCCCTGCCCCCGGCAGCCCTGGCCGACGGCGAGCGGGAATACGCCCTGGCGGCGGCCTTCGAGCGGTTGGCCGGGCTATACCGCAAAAAGAAACAAGCCGAAGCGGCCCTGGACGCCTTGAAACCGGCTTTGGAGATTTACCAAAAACTGGCCGGGCCGCCGCCTTCGAATCCCAAATTCGCCCCGGCCCCGGCGCGGGTCCATGGCCAGCTCGCCGAAATACTGCGCGAGCGCGGCGAAACCCAGCCCGCCCTGGAACATTACCGGCAGGCCATCGCCGCCTACACCCAGCTCTCGGGCCAGGATTCCGCCAACCTGGACTGGAAACGCCAACTGGCCCAATGCCATCGGTGGGCGGGCGAAATCTCGGCGGCGCAATCCCAGCCGGAAGAAGCCATCAAGCACTACCGCGCCCGCACCAACCTGCTCAAGCGCCTAATCTCGCCAGGCCCCCCCGACGCCGCGCTACAGCGGGAAATCGCGGTCAACTACGCCAAGCTGGGCCTGTTGTGCGACCAGACCGGGGATAGCCCCACCGCCCTGGGCTATTACCGCAAGGCGCTGGCCGGGGCCGCGCAATGGGCCGAATTGGTGCCCGACGATCACAGCCTGCACAGCGAATTGGCCTGGGTGGAACAGCGCCTCGCCCAGGAGAAAACCCAGTCGGCGGCTTGAGCTCCCCCGCGACGGGCCGGGAAACATGTCCGCCACCGCATCCAGGTTTGTCGCAAACCCGGCGGGCATGATTCAATAACCCTATCATGTCACCTTCCCCCGGCCTAATTCCGGGCATTTCCACGCCCGCGAAATAACCTATTTCCCCGCCCGCCGATTCCCCGATCCACCCATGGATATACCCCGAATCGCCCGTTCGTCCCGCCATTCCCGCCCCGTCCCGCGCCCGGCCCGACGCCAAGCGCCGCGCCGCATTGCCAGCGCGGCGGCGATTTTAGGATAATGGCGGGCCTTAATTTTTCCCTTCGTCCCCCACCCCATGAAAAAACGCCTGGAAACCCTGTTGCGGGGCGCGGTCGCCCGTTTGCAAACCGAGGGCGCGCTGGCCGCCGATTTGGAACCTACCGTCCTGGTGGAACGCACCCGCGATGCCCAGCACGGCGATTTCGCCACCAATCTCGCCCTGGCCCTCGCCAAACCGGCCCGCGCCAACCCCCGGCAATTGGCGGAGAAGATCGCCGCCGCGCTCGGCCCCGATCCCGCCGTGGTCAAGGTGGAGATCGCGGGGCCGGGCTTCATCAATTTCTTCCTCGACCCCCAAGCCCAGTTCGGCGTGATCCGCGCCATCCACGACGCGGGGCATGGCTACGGCCTGGGCAAGGCCGGGGCCGGGATCAAGGTCCAGGTGGAATTCGTCTCGGCCAATCCCACCGGCCCCTTGCATGTCGGCCACGGGCGCGGCGCGGCCTATGGCGCGGTGGTGGCGAATTTGTTGGCGGCGGCGGGCTTCGAGGTCCACCGCGAATATTATGTGAACGACGCCGGGCGGCAGATGGACATCCTCGCCGCCAGCGTGTGGCTGCGCTATCTGGAAGCCTGCGGCGAAACCCTGGTCTTCCCCAGCAACGGCTATCGCGGCGAATATGTGCGGGACGTTTCCAGGGAACTGCACCAGCGCCACGGCGAGGGCTTCCGTCATCCCGCCGCCGTGGTGTTCGCCGATATCCCCGCCGACGAACCGCAAGGCGGCGACAAGGAAATCCACATCGACGCCCTGGTCGCCCGCGCCAAAGCCCTGCTCGGCCCGGAAGGCTACCGCACGGTGTTCGATGCCGGACTCGACAGCATCCTCGGCGATATCCGCCAGGACTTGGAAGAATTCGGCGTCCGCTACGACCAATGGTTCTCCGAACGCGGCCTGACCGAAACCCAGGCGGTGGAACGCGCCCTGCGAAAGCTGGAAACGGCGGGTTATCTCTATCAAAAGGACGGGGCGACCTGGTTCGCGTCCAGCCGCCTGGGCGACGAGAAGGACCGGGTGGTGGTGCGCGAAAACGGCCAGATGACCTATTTCGCCTCCGATATCGCCTACCACATGGACAAGCTGGACCGCGGCTTCGACCGGATCATCAACATCTGGGGCGCGGACCACCACGGCTATATCCCCAGAGTGAAGGCCGCCATCCAGGCCTTGGGGGGCGACCCCACCAAGCTGGACGTGCTGCTGGTGCAATTCGCCGTGCTGTACCGGGGCGAGGAAAAAGTGCAGATGTCCACCCGCTCCGGCGAGTTCGTGACCCTGCGCCAACTCCGCAACGAAGTCGGCAAGGACGCGGCGCGGTTCTTCTACGTGATGCGGAAATCCGACCAGCACATGGATTTCGACCTCAAGCTGGCGACCTCCCGCACCAACGAGAACCCGGTCTACTACGTGCAATACGCCCACGCCCGCGTGTGCAGCGTGTTCCGCGAACTGGACGAGAAAGGCTGGGCCCGCGACCTCGCGCTGGGCATGGCGCACCTCGACAAGCTGGTCGAACCGCATGAAACCGCCCTGGTCGGCACCTTGTCGCGCTACCCGGAAGTGGTCGAGCAATCGGCCCTGCAACACGCCCCGCACCATCTCCTGCACTATCTGCGGGAACTGGCGGCGGAATTCCACACCTACTATTTCGCCCACAAGTTCCTGGTGGAGGACGCCGCCCTGCGCGACGCCCGCCTCAACCTGATCGCCGCCGTCCGGCAGGTGATCGCCAACGGCCTGGGCCTACTGGACGTATCGGCCCCCGAAGCCATGTAAGCAGAGGACCCCGCATGTCCAAGGACTATAAAAACCGCATCCCCGCCTATCGCCGCGAAAACAAGCGCAACCGCCCGGCGCGTGCCTGGGGCTGGGCCGGGGCGGTGCTCCTCGGACTCGGGGGATTGACGGCCTTGGGCATGCATTTCTTCGGGGCGGGCGGCGGGGAACCGACGGCAGCGGCGGAAACCACGGACATGCCCATGCCGACCCAGCCCAAGCCGGGCGATGGCAAGAAGCCGCCGCCAAGCCAAGGCCAAGCCACCAAGCCGGGCAAGCCCCCGGAACCCGCCCCGGCACCGCCCGCGCCGGTCGAACCGCGCTTCAGCTTCTACAAGGTGCTGCCGGAAAAGGAAGTCATCATCCCCGAGAACGAGATCAAGACCCTCAAGCGGGAAGAGGAAAGCCTGGGCAAACCGGCCCAGAGCGGCATCTACATGGTGCAGGCCGGTTCCTTCACCCACCAGCAGGACGCCGAGAAATTGAAGGCCCAGCTCGGCCTGCTCAAGATCAAGGCCAAGCTGGAAATGATCAAGCTGGAAAACACCGCCTGGTTCCGGGTCAAGATCGGTCCCTACGCCAGCCTCGCCGACGCCGACAAGGTGCGGCAATACCTCCGCGCCAACAAGATCGACAGCGTGGTGCAGCGGGCGACCAAGTAGGCCGCCCGCCGCCGCCACGGCTCAGCGATACAGCAACACCGCCTCCCGCTCCGCCAACCACGCCGCCTCGTCCGGCCCGGCCCAGGCTTCGAGGTCGCCCGGCTCCGCCGCGGCGTCGTCCACCCACAGGCGCAAGTCCCCGCCGCCGTTGATGAGATCGATGGCGAGCCGGTCGTATTCGTATTCGTAGGGGAAATCCCGCCACAAGGGATAATCGGGATCGAGCTTGCGCAAGGCCTTGAACGCCAGCGCCTGCAAGCGCCAGGGCCGGAACGCGGCGTGGTCGTAGGCGCCATCCTCGACCTGGATTTGCACCCCGGCGCACAGCCGCCCCGCATGCTTGTGGAAGGTCGGCTCGAACCAGCAGGTCCGCAAACGGCAGCCGCGCAGCCAGTCCGGGGCCAGGCCGCGCATGGTGGCGACCAGCCGCTCCGCGTCCAGATCGGGGGCACCGAAACCTTCCAGCGGGCGGGTGGTGCCGCGGCCTTCCGACAGCGTGGTGCCCTCCAACATCACCGTGCCCGCATAGCACCGCGCCATCCACAGGTTGGGCGCGTTGGGGCTGGGATTGATCCAGGCCCGCGCGCCCAGGGGCCAGCCGTAGCCGGGTGCCCGCTCCGGCTCCCAGCCCGCCATCGCCACCACTTGGTAATCCACCTCCAGGCCCAATCGCGCCACGAACCAATGGCCCAACTCGCCCAGGGTCAAGCCATGGCGCATCGGCAACGGTCCCGCCCCGACGAAGCTCTCCCACCCCGGTTCGAGGATCGAACCCTCGACCGGACGCCCCACCGGATTGGGCCGGTCCAGCACCCAGACCGCTTTGCCATGGCGGGCGGCTTCCTCCAGCACATAGCGCAGGGTGGTGATGAAGGTGTAGATGCGGCACCCCAAATCCTGCAAATCCACCAGCAGCACATCGAAGCCGTCCATCATCGCCGCCGTGGGGCGGCGCACCGCGCCATACAGGCTATACACCGGAATGCCGTGGGCCGGATCGCGGAAATCGGGCGATTCGACCATATTGTCCTGCTTGTCGCCGCGCAAACCGTGCTGGGGCCCGAAGGCGGCGCTCAGGTGGATATCGTCCAGCGCCGCCAGGGCGTCCAGGCTGTGGACGCCCTCCGCCGTCACCGAGGCCGGGTGGGCCAGCAAAGCCACCCGCCGCCCCTTCAAGGGCGCGCGCAGGGTGGCATCTTCGAGCAGGCGGTCTATGCCGAATCGCATCGGGTCTCTCCTCGCAAACTAGGGATGGGAAGGGGACAAGGCCAGGGCGAAACCGTGGCCGTGGTGGAAATCCGGCCGGCCCGGGGGATGGGCCAAGGCCCAGTAGGACAGCCCGCCCTCCCGGTCCTCCAGCACGGCGGACAAGGCCATGCGGCAAGCCGTCCCGGCGGGCTCGGGCACCAGCCCCCGCAGTTCGACGGTCGCGCTCAATACGAACCGATGGGCGGCGCGGCGGACCTGGACCAGCGGCGGCCGGGCGGGTTCCGCCAGCGCCATGCCCTCGCGGTAGGCCCGGAAACGGTAGGCCGCCCAGGCCCCGGAAGGCGAGAAATTGAATTCGAGATAACCAGGGAGGCCGGGCCGGGCCAGGAACGCCTCGCAGCAAGTATGCCGCCACAAGCCATCGGTCCGGCCCAAGGCGGCGGGCGCGGGAACAAGGAGGCCGTCGATATCGCCCTCCAGCGTGTATTCCAGCGCCAAGCGCCCCGCAGGATCGAGCCCGGCCCGGACCTGGCAACGATGGACGGCGGCACAGGGCGTGGCGGGATGGGGCTGCAAAACGATAGCGGGCATGGCGATCAACATCCGGGCGAGGAACGGGGCGGCGGTGGCCGGGCAGCATAGTATAAGGTCCGCGCCTCCCGGCCCCACCCTCCCCGTGTGGACAAATCCACAGGAGTATCCTGGAAATCCTGCTATTAATTTAATCAGCGCCGGACCCCCACCTCCCCCTGCCGGACCCGCGACATCAGAAAACCACCCAAAACCGGGCCGTCCAACATGCCATATACACCCCGCTTGCTCGATCAAATCGCCCTGCTGACCGGAATGCGGGATATCGAACTCCTGGAATTCAGCCTGCTGAAAACCCTGAGCGAAGTGACCCAGCCCACGGCGATCAGCCTGCTCCGCCTCGACAAGAGCGACCATCCGACCTCTATGCTGCACTATCGGCGCGAAGGGCGGAACGAGATCAACCTCGGCGATATCGAGCTTCCGGCCGAGATCGTGGACCTGCTCCCGGTGGTGAAACGCACGCGCAAACCCTACAGCCGACGCGACGAAGACGGCCATTTCCTGACGGTCTACCTCGGGGTCGAATCGCAGACCGCCGATAGCTACCTGTTGGTGACTACCGACCACCCGCCCGCCAACGACACCAAGCGCCTGTACGCCTGCTTCTTGCAAATCTACCAGAACTTCTGCGCCCTGCTCGACGAATCCCAGCGCGACCCACTGACCGGGCTGCCCAACCGCAAGACCTTCGAGGACAGCATCAACAAAGTCCTGGGCCTGATCCCGCACCGCCCGCTCCCCGCCGCCACCCCGGACCGGGCGACCCCGTATTGGCTGGGGATCATCGATATCGACCGCTTCAAGAGCATCAACGATACCTTCGGCCACCTCTACGGCGACGAGGTTTTGCTCCTGGTCGCGCAGCTCATGCAACGCCATTTCCGGGGCGGGGATTTGTTGTTCCGCTATGGCGGCGAGGAGTTCGTGGCGATCATCGCCGGGGCCGACCAAGAAGG
Encoded here:
- a CDS encoding LamG-like jellyroll fold domain-containing protein; translated protein: MRHALSHPLVFPRALFILPGLLSGSDPASAAQTILSWDAVPGASGYKLYYGTHSRDYGITPLAVTAQADATTATAAPLDPGQTYYFAVTAYDANGGESPYSNEVSATLPGTVASFSVNPPSALGSTGTPFTFQDTSIGNIVQRAWALGDGATASTASVSKNYAAPGTYTVTLKVTASDGGSGTAQRTITVASPSTAAFSAAPTSGTAPLTVRFSDASTGATAWNWQFGDGTGSMERNPQHTYQPGTYTVTLQTSGPVGRVATLTKTGYIQVAAPSGNSGGGGLVAAYGFDETSGATAADASGQGNPGAVTGATWTAAGHYGGALSFNGANNWVTVGDSPSLDLNGTLTLEAWVYPATAMSGSKTVAVKANGGGKVYWLRANNISGHPEGGIQQSGGPLRTEGTSPLPPQQWSHLAMTYDGAQETLYVNGQAVSTQTLSGPILTSGGALLIGGQPGGGYGAFFQGILDELRIYNRALSPAEIARDAKTPIASPVPAPLLGDNALFDLSDSDPQGEAEAFQTVAKQTGTLGTLRLYLDAGSTATDLVAGVYDDQGGHPGRLLAQGRLNTPQAGAWNTVALPAAQVGAGRPYWIAVLGVQGDLAFRVSPSTTIPMESCADTGLNALPEAWTTGRVWPNGKMAAYVVGR
- a CDS encoding tetratricopeptide repeat protein, whose product is MPDSPSYDLLISHTPAHSPAVRPLLEALRPLGVSYRTAPARECPELPPGFGLAKACLVWASEDYFQSRAAQTQLAAAYLAQDRDAAPAARRLLLVNAAAGTRHIYPVPLRDWRYAIAPEPQDASGHAALAAALRAHCAGLAEPLAQTRPPTAPPWYAAHQARPEPTLIFLRRERELWDIHALLDPAPTPATAEPGPVVAVAGIEGQGKSTLAREYAHRFGPAFPGGIFWLTAREAKPIASVADLAENPPLKMQLLAFLHALSPQDPTPPTADTPTLLDRLGSHLAEAGQPFLWIVDDLPEGLNGPAFQQWLAPAAPLGRTLLTTRSQRYDEQVECIHLPPLDEETAWHLLTWNLPPTSGPERAATARLLDELGRQPLAITAANAAARGNRRQRNAPYTALRRRLGDPAHGAVIVASNLHSGLPKAQETALAGALLAAMSAMGEAGHDLLRLAANLADAPLPVDFVVDCLAGSGLCEEPQRQHPLRARCLELLGIPQPSAAELAHRHAGSGIAALDRLGLGEVAGGSLHLHSLTIHAMRIANHDLRRLAALHRAAVGVLHDLAGTCAAAGDWRRLAALAPHARALTADPREHSAQETQADLAHRARLAAFLGDMDMAHGLPQRALEMYRHAGAGLARAVAADAEAWDWLADLARVRECTGDILSARGDAAGALDTYLKSLRIRKRLTAQDPGREDWQLGQWSLYLKAGEALAQGGDLDKARNSYRAGLTQRSALPPAALADGEREYALAAAFERLAGLYRKKKQAEAALDALKPALEIYQKLAGPPPSNPKFAPAPARVHGQLAEILRERGETQPALEHYRQAIAAYTQLSGQDSANLDWKRQLAQCHRWAGEISAAQSQPEEAIKHYRARTNLLKRLISPGPPDAALQREIAVNYAKLGLLCDQTGDSPTALGYYRKALAGAAQWAELVPDDHSLHSELAWVEQRLAQEKTQSAA
- the argS gene encoding arginine--tRNA ligase, with product MKKRLETLLRGAVARLQTEGALAADLEPTVLVERTRDAQHGDFATNLALALAKPARANPRQLAEKIAAALGPDPAVVKVEIAGPGFINFFLDPQAQFGVIRAIHDAGHGYGLGKAGAGIKVQVEFVSANPTGPLHVGHGRGAAYGAVVANLLAAAGFEVHREYYVNDAGRQMDILAASVWLRYLEACGETLVFPSNGYRGEYVRDVSRELHQRHGEGFRHPAAVVFADIPADEPQGGDKEIHIDALVARAKALLGPEGYRTVFDAGLDSILGDIRQDLEEFGVRYDQWFSERGLTETQAVERALRKLETAGYLYQKDGATWFASSRLGDEKDRVVVRENGQMTYFASDIAYHMDKLDRGFDRIINIWGADHHGYIPRVKAAIQALGGDPTKLDVLLVQFAVLYRGEEKVQMSTRSGEFVTLRQLRNEVGKDAARFFYVMRKSDQHMDFDLKLATSRTNENPVYYVQYAHARVCSVFRELDEKGWARDLALGMAHLDKLVEPHETALVGTLSRYPEVVEQSALQHAPHHLLHYLRELAAEFHTYYFAHKFLVEDAALRDARLNLIAAVRQVIANGLGLLDVSAPEAM
- a CDS encoding SPOR domain-containing protein, with product MSKDYKNRIPAYRRENKRNRPARAWGWAGAVLLGLGGLTALGMHFFGAGGGEPTAAAETTDMPMPTQPKPGDGKKPPPSQGQATKPGKPPEPAPAPPAPVEPRFSFYKVLPEKEVIIPENEIKTLKREEESLGKPAQSGIYMVQAGSFTHQQDAEKLKAQLGLLKIKAKLEMIKLENTAWFRVKIGPYASLADADKVRQYLRANKIDSVVQRATK
- a CDS encoding exo-beta-N-acetylmuramidase NamZ family protein; its protein translation is MRFGIDRLLEDATLRAPLKGRRVALLAHPASVTAEGVHSLDALAALDDIHLSAAFGPQHGLRGDKQDNMVESPDFRDPAHGIPVYSLYGAVRRPTAAMMDGFDVLLVDLQDLGCRIYTFITTLRYVLEEAARHGKAVWVLDRPNPVGRPVEGSILEPGWESFVGAGPLPMRHGLTLGELGHWFVARLGLEVDYQVVAMAGWEPERAPGYGWPLGARAWINPSPNAPNLWMARCYAGTVMLEGTTLSEGRGTTRPLEGFGAPDLDAERLVATMRGLAPDWLRGCRLRTCWFEPTFHKHAGRLCAGVQIQVEDGAYDHAAFRPWRLQALAFKALRKLDPDYPLWRDFPYEYEYDRLAIDLINGGGDLRLWVDDAAAEPGDLEAWAGPDEAAWLAEREAVLLYR
- a CDS encoding DOMON-like domain-containing protein, translating into MPAIVLQPHPATPCAAVHRCQVRAGLDPAGRLALEYTLEGDIDGLLVPAPAALGRTDGLWRHTCCEAFLARPGLPGYLEFNFSPSGAWAAYRFRAYREGMALAEPARPPLVQVRRAAHRFVLSATVELRGLVPEPAGTACRMALSAVLEDREGGLSYWALAHPPGRPDFHHGHGFALALSPSHP
- a CDS encoding GGDEF domain-containing protein — protein: MPYTPRLLDQIALLTGMRDIELLEFSLLKTLSEVTQPTAISLLRLDKSDHPTSMLHYRREGRNEINLGDIELPAEIVDLLPVVKRTRKPYSRRDEDGHFLTVYLGVESQTADSYLLVTTDHPPANDTKRLYACFLQIYQNFCALLDESQRDPLTGLPNRKTFEDSINKVLGLIPHRPLPAATPDRATPYWLGIIDIDRFKSINDTFGHLYGDEVLLLVAQLMQRHFRGGDLLFRYGGEEFVAIIAGADQEGARSAFDRLRASVAGHPFPQIGEVTISVGVVQIMPDSLTPTLLDMADRALYYAKQNGRNQVCLYEELVEHGIIEPHLVDSNPVEYF